One window of Quercus robur chromosome 12, dhQueRobu3.1, whole genome shotgun sequence genomic DNA carries:
- the LOC126708701 gene encoding scopoletin glucosyltransferase-like — MSRREIWVVPFFGQGHLFPCMELCKHIASRDFQSTFIISSNLSTSIPSSFRQHPHIQVFEIPSSISPPPPQPASASDPMHQHRKHHEQMALALQNLLSTRPGPKPVCAILDIMMGWSTEVFAKFHIPTVAFFTSGACSAAIECATWKSHIEVDSIKPGETRLLPGLPEDMALSYSDLKQRPHGLPGGPPPPPPPLSGGPPPLSGGPPPPQQPFIGGPKKMGPPKLGNQPIWVEEVEGVIALLINTCDDLESPFIRYLSDQIGKPVWGVGPLLPEQYWKSAAAGSLLHDRELRTNNRKSNVTEDEVIQWLDSKPRGSVLYISFGTEVGPTMEEYPHLADALLESSSTTFIWVIQPGSGRSGPPRAFLGGKPGSEEEEEVGYFPHGLDSKVGNRGLIIRGWAPQLLILSHPSTAGFLSHCGWNSTVEAIGRGVPILAWPIRGDQYYDAKLVVCHLKVGYMISDDLSQMVQKEDIVKGIEKLMGDEGMKNRAQALSTKFLQGFPTSSVTALDAFRDFINHKAA; from the coding sequence ATGTCAAGAAGGGAGATTTGGGTAGTTCCATTTTTTGGGCAAGGCCATTTGTTCCCATGCATGGAGCTATGCAAACACATAGCTTCTAGAGACTTCCAATCCACTTTCATCATCTCCTCCAATCTCTCCACCTCCATCCCCTCCTCTTTCCGCCAACACCCTCACATCCAAGTCTTCGAAATCCCATCCTCTatttcaccaccaccaccacagcctGCCTCTGCCTCTGACCCCATGCACCAACACCGTAAACACCATGAACAAATGGCCCTCGCGCTTCAAAACCTCCTCTCCACCCGACCCGGACCCAAGCCCGTTTGTGCCATCCTCGACATCATGATGGGCTGGTCCACTGAAGTCTTCGCTAAATTCCACATCCCAACTGTTGCTTTCTTTACCTCTGGTGCTTGCTCTGCAGCCATCGAGTGCGCCACGTGGAAGTCCCACATAGAAGTAGATTCAATAAAACCCGGAGAGACCCGCTTACTCCCCGGGTTACCCGAAGACATGGCTCTTTCCTATTCCGATCTTAAGCAACGCCCTCATGGACTACCAGGTggcccaccaccaccaccaccaccactcagTGGTGGACCACCACCACTCAGTGGtggaccaccaccaccacaacaaccaTTCATCGGTGGCCCAAAGAAAATGGGTCCACCAAAACTAGGAAACCAGCCAATATGGGTGGAGGAGGTAGAGGGTGTCATCGCTCTGTTAATCAACACGTGTGACGATCTGGAAAGTCCATTCATTCGCTACCTCTCTGATCAGATTGGGAAACCAGTCTGGGGCGTGGGCCCACTCTTGCCCGAACAGTATTGGAAGTCAGCAGCAGCGGGCTCACTTCTTCACGACCGTGAACTTCGTACCAACAACAGGAAGTCGAATGTTACCGAAGACGAGGtgatccaatggttggattcCAAGCCACGTGGGTCTGTTCTATATATTTCTTTTGGTACCGAGGTGGGTCCCACCATGGAGGAGTACCCACATTTAGCTGATGCATTGTTGGAATCATCGTCAACAACGTTTATATGGGTCATACAACCCGGTTCGGGAAGGTCCGGTCCACCACGTGCGTTCCTAGGAGGCAAACccggttcagaagaagaagaggaggtcGGTTATTTTCCTCATGGTTTGGATAGCAAAGTCGGCAATAGGGGTTTGATAATACGTGGATGGGCACCACAGTTGCTGATACTGAGTCACCCATCAACGGCTGGATTTTTATCGCATTGTGGATGGAATTCAACTGTGGAAGCCATTGGTCGAGGGGTCCCCATTTTGGCATGGCCCATTAGAGGGGACCAATACTATGATGCCAAATTGGTGGTCTGCCATCTCAAAGTTGGGTACATGATTTCTGATGATTTGTCACAGATGGTTCAGAAAGAAGATATAGTGAAGGGAATAGAGAAATTGATGGGTGATGAAGGTATGAAAAATAGAGCACAAGCACTCAGCACTAAATTTCTACAAGGTTTTCCAACAAGTTCAGTCACTGCCTTAGATGCTTTTAGAGATTTTATCAACCACAAAGCTGCTTAG
- the LOC126707907 gene encoding UDP-glycosyltransferase 73B3-like yields the protein MSSSTSTSSSSSGEILVVPKIAQGHLFPCIEICKLLLSRNYSITLLVDSDITSSIPSSLLHSPLFHFQLTKDIHGWYLQRDPGVTTRPICAIIDHIINKNAHHVFSEFSIPTVVFITSGACWAAVQHAIWVVRPGDMTPGDVRTLPGLPEDMVLKYSDLKQRRHWMKMGGPPHKQKEGPRGDVGGGRGGGGGGGPPRGPPFPGEPAPWVEEVESAAAILINTCDDLERPFLDYVANLTRKPVWGVGPLLPDQYWESSDSLLLRVQDQEIRPSKESNYTEEQVIEWLDQQPRGSVVYVSFGSEVGPTMEEYPELTKALEELTGSNSFIWVIQKKSDYFPNGLDGKVGKKGLIIHGWAPQLLILSHPSTGGFVSHCGWNSTVEAIVRGVPLLAWPIRGDQYYNAMLVVNHLKVGAMVSEKYPADMVNKDDILGGMQRVLKDNEIRRQSEILGAKFEQGFPASSLASLDAFSDFVKHKAAA from the coding sequence atgtcttcttcaaCTTCAACTTCAAGCTCAAGCTCAGGTGAGATTTTGGTGGTGCCCAAAATTGCGCAAGGCCATCTCTTCCCTTGTATTGAGATCTGCAAACTCCTCCTCTCCCGAAATTACAGCATTACCCTTCTTGTTGATTCCGATATTACTTCTTCTATCCCTTCCTCTCTCCTCCATTCCCCTCTCTTCCATTTCCAACTCACCAAAGACATTCATGGGTGGTATCTCCAACGTGACCCGGGGGTTACGACCCGACCCATCTGTGCCATCATAGACCACATCATCAACAAGAACGCCCACCATGTTTTCTCCGAATTCTCCATCCCCACTGTGGTTTTCATCACTTCTGGAGCCTGCTGGGCCGCCGTCCAGCACGCTATTTGGGTTGTCCGACCCGGAGACATGACACCCGGCGATGTTCGGACTCTACCCGGGTTACCCGAAGACATGGTTCTCAAGTATTCGGATCTTAAGCAAAGGCGTCATTGGATGAAGATGGGGGGCCCTCCTCATAAACAAAAGGAGGGCCCACGAGGTGATGTTGGTGGTGgtcgtggtggtggtggcggcggtgGTCCTCCACGTGGCCCACCTTTTCCGGGTGAGCCTGCTCCTTGGGTGGAAGAAGTGGAATCCGCTGCAGCAATTTTGATCAACACGTGTGATGATCTCGAGCGTCCATTTCTCGATTACGTGGCGAACTTGACACGCAAGCCTGTTTGGGGTGTGGGTCCCTTGTTGCCTGATCAGTATTGGGAGTCTTCGGACTCGTTGCTGCTCCGGGTCCAGGACCAAGAGATCCGACCCAGTAAAGAATCCAATTACACTGAGGAGCAGGTAATTGAATGGTTGGATCAGCAGCCACGTGGGTCTGTGGTGTATGTGTCATTTGGGAGTGAAGTGGGTCCTACAATGGAGGAGTACCCTGAGCTGACTAAGGCATTGGAGGAGTTGACCGGGTCAAACTCATTCATATGGGTCATCCAAAAGAAATCTGATTATTTTCCAAACGGGTTGGATGGGAAAGTAGGGAAGAAGGGTTTGATAATACACGGGTGGGCACCACAGTTGTTGATATTGAGTCATCCATCAACAGGTGGATTTGTTTCTCATTGTGGTTGGAACTCTACTGTAGAGGCAATTGTGCGTGGGGTCCCACTCTTGGCATGGCCCATTAGGGGTGACCAATACTATAATGCCATGTTGGTGGTGAATCATCTTAAGGTGGGGGCCATGGTCTCAGAGAAATACCCAGCTGATATGGTAAACAAAGATGATATATTGGGTGGGATGCAGAGGGTTTTGAAAGACAATGAGATCAGAAGGCAGTCTGAGATACTTGGTGCCAAGTTTGAGCAAGGCTTTCCAGCAAGCTCATTGGCCTCCTTGGATGCTTTTAGCGATTTTGTCAAACATAAAGCAGCGGCGTAG
- the LOC126707908 gene encoding uncharacterized protein LOC126707908 isoform X1, giving the protein MIKQHGENKMPLGLILGLGRAFRRKRPSSLDILSSKRAPRDYYKGKNCKPTGFHTRKGGYVVVNEKLPNYVVPDLTDFKLKPYVSQCPREVKTAEATDAAK; this is encoded by the exons ATGATCAAACAGCAT GGTGAAAACAAAATGCCACTGGGGTTGATATTAGGCTTAGGAAGGGCATTTCGAAGAAAGCGGCCATCATCCCTTGACATTCTCTCTTCAAAGAGGGCGCCGCGAGATTACTACAAGGGGAAGAACTGCAAACCAACTGGATTCCATACCCGCAAAG GTGGATATGTTGTGGTGAATGAAAAACTGCCTAATTATGTAGTCCCAGATTTGACTGACTTCAAG CTAAAGCCTTATGTCTCACAGTGCCCAAGAGAAGTTAAAACTGCAGAGGCAACTGATGCGgcaaaataa
- the LOC126707908 gene encoding uncharacterized protein LOC126707908 isoform X2, which translates to MPLGLILGLGRAFRRKRPSSLDILSSKRAPRDYYKGKNCKPTGFHTRKGGYVVVNEKLPNYVVPDLTDFKLKPYVSQCPREVKTAEATDAAK; encoded by the exons ATGCCACTGGGGTTGATATTAGGCTTAGGAAGGGCATTTCGAAGAAAGCGGCCATCATCCCTTGACATTCTCTCTTCAAAGAGGGCGCCGCGAGATTACTACAAGGGGAAGAACTGCAAACCAACTGGATTCCATACCCGCAAAG GTGGATATGTTGTGGTGAATGAAAAACTGCCTAATTATGTAGTCCCAGATTTGACTGACTTCAAG CTAAAGCCTTATGTCTCACAGTGCCCAAGAGAAGTTAAAACTGCAGAGGCAACTGATGCGgcaaaataa